A genomic region of Scomber japonicus isolate fScoJap1 chromosome 5, fScoJap1.pri, whole genome shotgun sequence contains the following coding sequences:
- the olfml1 gene encoding olfactomedin-like protein 3, producing MSGRVVPAFLLSLCLIVASVQSQGSQQDAFIIQYLERRLAQMEERLNQCEQNTVGVTQKNYDLSSEMRGYLSTVNVLRSEVKSHMDSLSVRVERVERELEYLENKIPTQSDIEMEEALLEQQIKAAELDQLKKKAKIKVENDCSTALSQIKSLKIVKKTGDTAGSWFRDPSAGSAKVYLLSGIRNNTLLEYVSLRSFTERTTTPTPKVVQLPFPWQGTGHVVYNGFLYYHKADTPNQILKVDLLNGTVVDSTLLPGAGRLPVYSLNPNTYVDLAVDELGLWVIHADNEYGGNLVITKLDKGTLAVEYIWDTQCKSRNAEGAFLICGTLYVVYNTHYGGRSTVQCLYDIHDTIHSDESPVIFFPKRYTSHSSIHYHPGDKQLYAWDDGYQTIYKVETRRNDQVTAE from the exons ATGTCTGGCAGAGTGGTTCCTGCCTTTCTCTTAAGTTTATGCCTGATTGTGGCTTCAGTCCAGAGCCAGGGTTCCCAACAGGATGCCTTTATAATCCAGTACCTGGAGCGGAGACTGGCTCAGATGGAG GAGCGTCTGAACCAATGTGAGCAAAACACAGTGGGCGTCACCCAGAAGAACTATGACCTCTCCTCTGAAATGAGGGGTTATCTGTCCACTGTCAATGTCCTGAG ATCAGAGGTGAAGAGCCATATGGACAGTCTGTCTGTGCGTGTAGAACGGGTGGAGAGGGAGTTGGAGTATCTAGAAAACAAGATCCCCACCCAGTCTGACATTGAGATGGAGGAGGCACTGCTCGAACAACAGATAAAGGCTGCAGAACTGGACCAGCTTAAGAAGAAAGCCAAGATCAAAGTGGAGAATG ACTGCAGCACAGCtctgagtcaaatcaagtctctCAAGATTGTGAAGAAGACAGGAGATACCGCTGGTTCCTGGTTCAGGGACCCGTCTGCAGGATCAGCTAAG GTCTACCTGCTCAGTGGAATTCGTAACAACACTCTGCTGGAGTATGTTTCTCTGCGAAGCTTCACAGAGAGGACCACCACACCAACGCCTAAGGTGGTGCAGCTGCCTTTCCCCTGGCAGGGGACAGGTCATGTGGTCTACAATGGATTCCTCTACTACCACAAGGCCGATACACCAAATCAGATTCTTAAG GTAGACCTGTTGAATGGTACAGTGGTGGACAGCACACTTCTTCCAGGAGCAGGTCGTCTCCCAGTCTACAGCCTGAACCCCAACACCTACGTGGACCTGGCTGTGGATGAACTGGGCCTCTGGGTCATTCATGCTGACAATGAGTACGGAGGCAACCTGGTCATCACCAAACTGGATAAAG GAACCTTGGCTGTGGAGTATATATGGGATACGCAGTGTAAAAGCCGTAATGCTGAAGGAGCTTTCCTAATATGTGGGACCCTCTATGTGGTCTACAACACACATTACGGAGGACGCTCCACCGTACAGTGTCTCTATGACATCCATGACACCATTCACAG TGATGAGAGTCCTGTGATATTCTTCCCAAAGCGCTACACAAGCCACAGCAGCATCCACTACCACCCCGGAGACAAACAGCTGTATGCCTGGGACGACGGCTACCAGACAATATACAAAGTGGAGACGCGCAGGAACGACCAAGTTACTGCTGAATGA